One stretch of Thermanaerosceptrum fracticalcis DNA includes these proteins:
- a CDS encoding NAD(P)/FAD-dependent oxidoreductase — protein sequence MDSNKTYDLIIVGCGPAGLSAAVNARIREKDFLLLGGEFCSPKLHKAPWIDNYLGIYHITGEELRQNYLKHLKALDIKIHHRRVDTIYPAGETFQVLSKTDVFTARTVILATGLSSPKYLPGEQELLGKGVGYCATCDGPLYKGKKVIMIGEVEEAEEEANFLADICEEVLYIPRYGEPKHLKDKVKVQEGNPRAIHGEGHFTALETDRGKYEADGLFIIRQVTPVQEILPGLEFEGNVIKVDRAMATNIPGIYAAGDCTGAPYQLAKAVGEGLVAALSAVKYIDTGKK from the coding sequence ATGGATAGCAATAAAACTTATGATCTTATTATTGTGGGCTGCGGACCTGCTGGTCTTTCGGCGGCGGTAAACGCGAGGATCCGGGAAAAGGATTTTCTCCTCTTAGGCGGAGAATTCTGTTCTCCCAAACTCCACAAGGCTCCCTGGATCGATAATTATTTGGGCATCTACCATATCACAGGTGAAGAATTGCGACAGAATTATCTTAAACACCTGAAAGCCTTGGACATAAAGATTCACCACCGCAGAGTCGATACCATCTATCCTGCCGGGGAAACTTTTCAGGTATTAAGCAAAACAGATGTTTTTACCGCTCGGACTGTCATTTTGGCTACGGGCCTCTCCAGCCCTAAATATTTGCCGGGAGAACAGGAACTCCTGGGTAAAGGGGTAGGCTATTGTGCTACCTGTGACGGGCCTTTATATAAGGGGAAAAAAGTCATCATGATCGGTGAAGTGGAGGAGGCTGAAGAGGAGGCTAATTTTCTGGCCGATATTTGTGAAGAGGTTCTCTATATACCCCGTTATGGTGAACCCAAACATCTCAAAGACAAAGTGAAGGTCCAGGAGGGAAACCCCAGAGCTATTCACGGTGAAGGACATTTTACAGCCTTGGAAACCGACAGGGGGAAATACGAAGCTGATGGGCTTTTTATCATTCGTCAAGTCACACCTGTTCAGGAAATCTTGCCGGGTTTGGAATTCGAGGGCAATGTCATTAAGGTAGACCGGGCCATGGCCACCAACATCCCGGGGATCTATGCTGCCGGCGACTGCACAGGGGCCCCCTACCAGTTGGCGAAAGCGGTGGGGGAAGGCCTGGTAGCCGCCCTCAGTGCCGTCAAGTATATTGATACGGGGAAAAAGTAG
- a CDS encoding FAD-dependent oxidoreductase — MEKKRLIVIGGVAAGTKAASKAKRENPSLEVFIFTREGDVSYAGCGLPYYIGGMMKERRELVVRAPHEFKLEQGIQIFVNHEVTQILPAEKKVLVTDSKKNQGKEYAYDYLVLATGASPIVPPIPGVDLDNIFTLRTVLDAENIRKLVEGGTVKEALVVGGGFIGLETAENLVRQGVKTTLVEMAPTIMPGFDQEMALFVTRNIAQCGLKIKTGTKVVGFAGNEEGKVQSVSLPDEEIPAQLVVLATGIKPNVELAREAGIKIGPTGAIAVDPFQETSIPGIFAVGDCAENYHLLTGKPVWYPMGSTANKTGRIAGINIALDKKVEKFPGVLGTAIVKVFHMNGARTGLTVEEAKKAGFEPEMVWVPTHDKSHFYEDCADIITKLVVDKKTRKILGAQIVGDGVVDKPIDIYVTAISLGATVDDLSNLDLAYAPPFSMAMANTLVASHVMANKLAGKFSGLTYQELADKLKENPDTYLLDVRIEDEFKTVHLPGSDNIPLSYVRMEAEEMDPDQEIVVVCKLGKRAYLTYKILQELGFNNVKILEGGLEVYPYEKETGEKES; from the coding sequence GTGGAGAAAAAACGGCTGATCGTGATTGGGGGAGTGGCAGCCGGGACCAAGGCGGCCAGCAAAGCTAAAAGAGAAAACCCCAGTCTGGAAGTTTTCATCTTTACCCGGGAAGGCGACGTTTCTTATGCCGGTTGCGGGTTGCCATATTACATCGGGGGTATGATGAAAGAGCGCCGGGAGCTGGTAGTGCGGGCCCCTCATGAGTTCAAACTGGAACAGGGGATCCAGATTTTCGTCAATCATGAAGTGACCCAAATCCTTCCCGCCGAGAAAAAGGTTCTTGTTACGGATTCAAAGAAAAATCAGGGGAAAGAGTATGCTTATGATTACCTGGTCCTGGCCACAGGTGCTTCGCCCATTGTACCGCCCATACCGGGAGTAGATTTGGATAATATCTTTACTTTACGCACCGTTTTGGATGCGGAGAATATTCGTAAGCTGGTAGAGGGCGGTACTGTAAAAGAGGCCCTGGTAGTAGGGGGAGGATTCATCGGCCTGGAAACGGCGGAAAACCTGGTACGGCAGGGTGTTAAAACCACCCTGGTGGAAATGGCTCCCACCATTATGCCGGGGTTTGATCAGGAAATGGCTCTTTTCGTCACACGCAACATTGCCCAGTGCGGCCTGAAAATAAAAACAGGTACGAAAGTTGTGGGCTTTGCCGGCAATGAGGAAGGTAAAGTACAGTCGGTCAGCCTGCCCGATGAAGAAATACCTGCTCAACTGGTGGTTCTTGCTACCGGCATTAAACCAAACGTGGAGCTGGCCCGGGAGGCAGGTATAAAGATTGGGCCTACCGGCGCTATTGCCGTGGACCCCTTCCAGGAAACGAGTATCCCGGGAATTTTTGCCGTGGGGGATTGCGCCGAGAATTATCACCTGCTTACCGGCAAACCTGTCTGGTATCCCATGGGTTCTACAGCCAATAAAACAGGTCGTATAGCCGGCATCAACATTGCCCTTGACAAAAAAGTCGAAAAGTTTCCGGGTGTCCTGGGTACAGCTATTGTCAAAGTTTTTCACATGAATGGGGCCAGGACAGGACTCACTGTAGAAGAGGCCAAAAAGGCCGGTTTTGAACCGGAAATGGTTTGGGTGCCAACCCATGACAAGTCCCATTTCTACGAGGATTGCGCTGATATTATTACGAAACTGGTGGTAGACAAAAAGACCCGTAAAATCTTGGGAGCTCAAATTGTCGGGGACGGCGTAGTAGATAAACCCATTGATATCTACGTTACAGCCATCTCTTTAGGGGCCACTGTTGACGATTTAAGCAATCTGGATTTGGCTTATGCTCCTCCCTTTTCTATGGCTATGGCCAATACCCTGGTGGCTTCCCATGTCATGGCCAACAAGCTGGCGGGGAAGTTTTCCGGGCTCACTTACCAGGAGTTGGCCGACAAGCTCAAAGAAAACCCGGATACTTACCTCTTAGATGTGCGTATTGAAGATGAATTTAAGACTGTTCACCTGCCCGGTTCCGATAATATTCCTTTGAGTTATGTCCGCATGGAGGCGGAAGAGATGGATCCCGACCAGGAGATAGTTGTCGTATGCAAACTGGGGAAACGTGCCTACCTGACCTACAAGATTCTCCAGGAACTAGGATTCAATAATGTAAAAATCCTGGAAGGTGGTTTGGAAGTTTATCCCTACGAGAAAGAAACGGGGGAAAAGGAGTCGTAA
- a CDS encoding cobyrinate a,c-diamide synthase — MNLKVPRLLLSASHGRSGKTTVVFGLVAALSLEGLKVQPFKKGPDYIDPGWLTVAAGTPCRNLDPYLMKSEVILDSLVRQGSLADIAVIEGAMGLYDGLGDRGEGSTAELAKITKSPVILVVSTERMTRSVAALVNGFVHFDPELNVVGVILNKVANPRHESKLRKAIADYCPVPVLGAVPKEKWLELPERHLGLVPTQENSTAQDLRIRAANLIKENVDIPKLLEIARQQEDLPLSVSAVTKIPADKVRIGVLKDAAFSFYYPENLEALEKSGAELVFVDSFSQPELPEVHGLYIGGGFPEMFARELEANQSLRKNIKDLIEKGLPVYAECGGLMYLTRSIQIHGETYAMVGALACDTVFGDKPQAHGYVAMRVGEKSSFYPQGCLVVGHKFHHSKVINLDEQMTSLSCSLERGNGITGKLEGLTYKNTFATYTHIHALSTPEWAPALVEKARQYKLSVGSSVP, encoded by the coding sequence ATGAACCTTAAAGTACCCCGTTTGCTTTTATCGGCTTCCCATGGCCGCTCCGGAAAGACTACGGTAGTTTTTGGCCTGGTGGCAGCCCTAAGCCTGGAAGGCTTAAAGGTGCAGCCTTTCAAAAAAGGGCCTGACTATATTGATCCCGGTTGGTTAACGGTGGCTGCAGGGACACCCTGCCGCAACCTGGACCCTTATTTAATGAAGTCCGAAGTTATTTTAGATTCCCTGGTCAGGCAGGGTTCCCTGGCCGATATTGCTGTGATTGAAGGCGCTATGGGGTTATATGATGGCTTGGGGGACCGGGGAGAAGGGTCTACGGCAGAATTAGCTAAAATAACGAAAAGCCCTGTCATTTTGGTTGTCAGTACAGAACGCATGACGCGCAGTGTGGCCGCTCTGGTGAACGGCTTTGTGCATTTCGACCCGGAATTAAACGTGGTGGGGGTTATCCTAAATAAAGTGGCCAATCCCCGCCATGAAAGTAAATTACGGAAAGCTATCGCTGATTATTGTCCTGTGCCGGTGCTGGGAGCAGTACCGAAAGAAAAATGGCTGGAATTGCCCGAAAGGCATCTGGGTTTGGTGCCAACCCAGGAAAATTCAACTGCCCAGGATTTGAGAATAAGGGCAGCCAATTTAATTAAGGAAAATGTAGACATACCCAAACTCCTGGAGATTGCCCGGCAGCAGGAAGACTTACCCCTGTCCGTGTCTGCAGTGACAAAGATCCCGGCAGATAAAGTAAGGATTGGGGTCTTGAAGGATGCAGCCTTTTCTTTCTACTATCCGGAGAATTTAGAAGCCCTGGAAAAGTCCGGAGCTGAACTGGTTTTTGTAGACAGCTTTAGTCAGCCGGAATTGCCGGAAGTCCATGGTTTATACATCGGTGGGGGTTTCCCCGAAATGTTTGCCCGAGAACTGGAAGCTAATCAGTCTTTAAGAAAGAATATTAAAGATTTAATTGAAAAGGGCCTGCCCGTTTATGCCGAATGCGGGGGACTTATGTATTTGACCCGCTCCATCCAGATACATGGCGAGACGTATGCCATGGTGGGGGCTTTGGCGTGTGATACGGTCTTTGGTGATAAGCCGCAAGCCCACGGGTATGTGGCCATGCGGGTGGGAGAGAAATCTTCTTTTTATCCCCAGGGCTGCCTGGTGGTGGGACACAAGTTCCATCATTCTAAGGTCATCAACCTGGATGAACAAATGACAAGCCTCTCCTGCAGCCTGGAACGGGGGAACGGTATTACCGGAAAGTTGGAGGGCTTAACCTATAAGAATACCTTTGCCACCTATACCCATATCCATGCCTTGAGCACGCCGGAATGGGCACCGGCCCTGGTGGAAAAGGCCAGGCAGTATAAGTTGTCAGTTGGTAGCTCCGTTCCGTGA
- a CDS encoding TusE/DsrC/DsvC family sulfur relay protein, with translation MASIEVNGVVIELDEDGFMVNPDLWNEAVAKALAPTEEVTGELTEDHWKVINYLRNYYLQFGIAPMIRKLTKETGFSLKEIYDLFPTGPAKGACKLAGLPKPTGCV, from the coding sequence ATGGCAAGTATTGAAGTAAATGGTGTTGTGATAGAACTTGATGAGGATGGTTTCATGGTAAACCCTGATCTTTGGAACGAAGCTGTAGCTAAAGCTTTAGCTCCTACAGAAGAGGTCACCGGTGAATTAACTGAAGACCACTGGAAAGTCATCAATTATCTCCGCAACTACTATCTCCAGTTTGGTATTGCACCTATGATTAGAAAACTCACTAAGGAAACAGGTTTCAGCTTAAAGGAAATTTATGACCTGTTCCCCACTGGCCCCGCCAAAGGTGCATGTAAACTGGCTGGTTTACCCAAACCCACAGGTTGCGTTTAA
- the dsrK gene encoding sulfate reduction electron transfer complex DsrMKJOP subunit DsrK, with protein sequence MSAIKTIIHLETDLHPIPVTTTEPEKRVERTKQLFEKMRNQCRSVVMAMENCTKCGRCAKECHVYLGTGDPDNIPTARADLMRAVYKKYFTAGGKLLGSFVGARELDDELLEKWVNYFYQCNECRRCAVFCPLGIDTAEVTIMARQILVYLGLIPKFHMSIAKQVDKTGNNMGIPKGACIDSCEFIEDEIREETGVDVKIPVDQKAEILYVPSSADFFTNFDTMVGAAKFFHAIGANWTISSEILEAGNFGLFFDHDFTMKSHNNRLVRVAKKLGVKKVVQGECGHGWRAARMYTPSLSGPVPFEITHIIEEAAAAIQRGQLKLDPSKNDDKIVTLHDPCNAVRSSNLMEEPRIVLRACVNNFVEMYPNREKNFCCGSGGGILMEEMIEWRKKVTQVKRDQVRATGANYLCAPCSICKAQFPVAFEGYEKEVPGFKIGGLMDLVGYALVLE encoded by the coding sequence GTGTCAGCTATTAAAACCATCATTCATTTGGAAACTGACTTGCATCCCATTCCCGTTACCACAACAGAACCCGAGAAAAGGGTGGAAAGAACCAAACAGCTCTTTGAAAAAATGAGAAACCAGTGCCGGTCTGTAGTGATGGCCATGGAAAACTGCACAAAGTGCGGGCGTTGTGCCAAAGAGTGCCACGTTTACCTGGGTACAGGCGATCCTGATAATATACCTACAGCCAGAGCTGATTTAATGAGGGCTGTTTATAAAAAGTATTTTACAGCCGGCGGAAAGCTCCTGGGGAGTTTCGTCGGCGCCAGGGAACTCGATGATGAACTCCTGGAAAAATGGGTAAACTATTTCTACCAGTGCAATGAATGCCGGCGCTGTGCAGTTTTCTGCCCCCTTGGTATAGATACGGCAGAAGTTACCATCATGGCGCGGCAAATCCTGGTGTATCTTGGTTTGATACCAAAATTCCATATGAGTATCGCCAAGCAGGTAGATAAGACAGGGAATAATATGGGGATTCCCAAGGGAGCCTGTATTGACAGCTGTGAATTTATTGAAGACGAGATCAGAGAGGAAACAGGTGTTGATGTCAAAATACCTGTGGACCAGAAGGCTGAAATTCTGTATGTTCCCTCTTCTGCCGACTTTTTTACCAATTTTGATACCATGGTGGGAGCAGCAAAATTCTTCCATGCTATCGGGGCCAACTGGACTATCTCTTCCGAGATTCTGGAAGCGGGTAATTTTGGGCTTTTCTTTGACCATGACTTTACCATGAAGTCCCATAACAACCGTCTGGTTAGGGTTGCCAAGAAACTGGGGGTTAAAAAAGTTGTACAGGGAGAGTGTGGCCACGGCTGGCGGGCTGCCAGAATGTACACACCCAGTTTAAGCGGGCCTGTACCCTTTGAAATCACCCATATCATCGAAGAAGCTGCAGCAGCCATCCAGCGGGGTCAGCTCAAGCTTGATCCTTCCAAAAACGATGACAAAATTGTTACTTTACACGATCCCTGCAATGCGGTGCGTTCCAGTAATCTCATGGAGGAACCCCGTATTGTACTAAGAGCCTGTGTCAATAATTTCGTGGAGATGTATCCTAACCGGGAGAAGAATTTCTGCTGTGGCTCCGGTGGGGGCATCCTCATGGAAGAAATGATTGAGTGGCGAAAAAAGGTCACTCAAGTTAAACGGGACCAGGTGAGAGCTACAGGAGCCAATTATCTCTGTGCACCCTGTTCAATCTGTAAAGCCCAGTTCCCTGTAGCCTTCGAAGGTTATGAAAAAGAAGTTCCCGGCTTTAAGATTGGCGGGCTCATGGATTTGGTTGGTTATGCCTTAGTTTTAGAATAA
- a CDS encoding respiratory nitrate reductase subunit gamma, with amino-acid sequence MEFFIGRILPYLAVTCFAVGLIYRIGRWNSAPIPHEQVLYPAPETTKDVVMEIATETIFFKKIFNTDKALWFGSWFFHIGLFLALGGHLVGIPFEGKQFVYLGTSVEVSKELSHILGSVAGIFMFVGLIYLLIRRLTILEVKKISDPSDYFDAILLIAIALTGNYMRFLAPIEYVEAKNFVIGILTFTPVALPTNGWFVLHFTLVMILLIYFPFSKLFHFIGTFYTQAISTKIAPPKPASLKVEKRTSAKVVTTQKGGVSY; translated from the coding sequence ATGGAATTTTTTATTGGACGAATTCTTCCTTATCTGGCTGTAACCTGCTTTGCGGTAGGTTTGATTTATCGTATAGGGAGATGGAACAGTGCTCCCATACCCCATGAACAGGTTTTGTATCCTGCCCCGGAAACTACGAAAGACGTGGTCATGGAGATTGCCACGGAAACCATCTTCTTTAAAAAGATTTTTAACACTGATAAGGCCCTCTGGTTCGGCTCCTGGTTTTTCCACATCGGCTTGTTCCTGGCCCTTGGAGGACACCTGGTAGGTATTCCCTTTGAAGGAAAACAATTCGTTTATCTGGGAACCTCAGTAGAAGTGTCTAAAGAGCTGTCCCATATCCTTGGTTCAGTTGCCGGAATCTTCATGTTTGTCGGACTCATTTACCTTTTAATCCGACGTTTAACCATTTTAGAAGTGAAGAAAATTTCTGACCCCAGTGATTATTTTGATGCAATTCTTTTAATTGCTATTGCACTAACTGGGAATTATATGCGTTTTTTAGCACCAATCGAATATGTTGAAGCCAAGAACTTTGTTATAGGGATATTAACTTTTACACCTGTGGCTCTACCCACAAATGGCTGGTTTGTCCTGCATTTTACTCTGGTAATGATCCTTCTGATTTATTTCCCCTTCAGTAAACTTTTCCACTTTATTGGTACCTTTTATACCCAGGCTATCTCTACGAAAATAGCACCCCCCAAACCTGCCTCGCTTAAAGTAGAAAAGAGAACCTCTGCCAAGGTGGTTACAACTCAAAAAGGGGGTGTCAGCTATTAA
- the dsrB gene encoding dissimilatory-type sulfite reductase subunit beta, with product MCSVPVKKPKTDIGPPYYYDMLPEIIKENYGKWKYHEKIKPGVLKHVSENGAELYTVRAGSPRLLSIVTIREYADLADKYSGGHLRFTSRHNVEFLLSDPANIEPLIAELEAKGYPVGGTGDCLNNIIHTQGWIHCHSAATDASGPVKAVMDDLFEYFKKDDLPAKLKISMACCLNMCGAVHCSDIAFVGIHRTVPTIDDAGVAKGCEIPNVIASCPTGAIRPNPKAKSVMVNEEKCMYCGNCYTVCPSMKIMDPVNDGVAIFVGGKVSNARSGPAFSRLAIPWVPNTPPRWDELVVAIRNLVEIWVKDARKGERYGEWIERIGWEKFFEMANLPFTDKHIDDFIFSVPTFRTTTNFKY from the coding sequence ATGTGTAGCGTACCTGTAAAAAAGCCTAAAACAGACATTGGACCTCCTTATTACTATGATATGCTTCCCGAAATCATCAAAGAAAATTATGGCAAGTGGAAGTATCATGAAAAGATCAAACCCGGCGTATTGAAGCATGTATCCGAGAACGGGGCTGAGTTATACACCGTAAGAGCCGGTTCACCCCGCCTTTTGAGTATTGTTACCATCAGAGAGTATGCAGACCTGGCAGACAAATACAGCGGAGGGCATCTGCGCTTCACCAGCCGTCATAATGTGGAGTTTTTACTCTCTGACCCTGCTAATATCGAACCACTGATTGCTGAGTTGGAGGCCAAAGGCTATCCTGTCGGCGGTACCGGCGACTGTCTCAACAATATTATCCATACCCAGGGCTGGATTCACTGCCACAGTGCGGCTACCGATGCTTCCGGCCCCGTGAAAGCAGTAATGGATGATCTCTTTGAGTATTTCAAAAAAGACGATCTTCCTGCTAAACTAAAAATTTCCATGGCCTGCTGCTTGAACATGTGCGGTGCTGTTCACTGCTCCGACATTGCTTTTGTAGGAATTCATAGAACCGTTCCCACCATTGATGATGCCGGTGTCGCTAAGGGCTGTGAAATACCTAACGTTATTGCCAGCTGTCCTACTGGAGCTATCCGTCCCAATCCCAAAGCCAAGAGCGTTATGGTAAACGAAGAGAAATGTATGTACTGCGGTAACTGCTATACAGTATGTCCTTCCATGAAAATTATGGACCCTGTCAACGATGGTGTGGCCATCTTTGTGGGTGGTAAAGTATCGAACGCCAGAAGTGGTCCTGCTTTCTCCAGGCTGGCTATTCCCTGGGTACCCAATACTCCGCCCAGATGGGATGAATTAGTAGTTGCTATTCGTAACCTGGTGGAGATTTGGGTCAAGGATGCCCGTAAGGGTGAGCGTTACGGCGAGTGGATCGAGAGAATTGGCTGGGAAAAATTCTTTGAAATGGCCAATCTGCCTTTCACCGACAAGCATATCGATGACTTTATTTTCTCCGTGCCCACCTTCAGAACAACCACTAACTTTAAGTACTAA
- the dsrA gene encoding dissimilatory-type sulfite reductase subunit alpha, with protein sequence MSEKKRPLLEELKKGPWPSFVKEMEKSAHNSKTAELLDLLERSYEDKTGHWKHGGIVGVTGYGGGVIGRYTDLPEEFPEVREFHTMRVNQPSGWYYTSDALRTLCDIWEKHGSGLTNMHGATGDAILLGTTTEHLQPCFNDLSEAGFDLGGSGSNMRTPSCCAGPARCQNACIDTLDLCHNLTNTFQDYLHRPSFPYKFKIKISGCANDCVASIARADLSIIGTWRDAIRIDQEAVKEYAAQGYDIQGLVVDKCPSQACTYNAETQEFTVDNPNCVRCMHCINKMPKALRIGKETGATILIGGKATIVQSAFLSWVIVPFMKLEKEDDYAELKDLIERIWEWWDENGKVRERVGELIYRKGMREFLKAVGLPPVPQMVKHPRANPYFFWWPDEIISSASGDAEAEAAAGAEVEK encoded by the coding sequence TTGTCTGAAAAGAAAAGGCCTCTTTTAGAGGAGCTGAAAAAAGGTCCCTGGCCTAGTTTCGTCAAAGAGATGGAGAAATCAGCCCATAACTCCAAGACGGCGGAACTCCTGGATCTCCTGGAACGCTCCTACGAAGACAAAACCGGTCACTGGAAACATGGTGGTATCGTAGGGGTAACTGGTTATGGTGGAGGTGTAATCGGCAGATATACCGATTTACCCGAAGAATTTCCTGAAGTAAGGGAATTCCACACCATGCGAGTGAACCAGCCCAGTGGTTGGTATTACACCAGTGACGCGTTAAGAACTCTTTGTGATATCTGGGAAAAGCATGGCAGTGGTTTAACGAATATGCACGGTGCTACCGGGGATGCAATCTTACTCGGTACTACCACCGAACATCTCCAACCCTGCTTCAATGATCTCTCTGAGGCTGGTTTTGACTTGGGCGGTTCCGGTTCTAATATGAGAACTCCCAGCTGCTGCGCAGGTCCTGCCCGCTGCCAGAATGCCTGTATCGATACTTTAGACCTTTGCCACAATTTAACCAACACCTTCCAGGATTATTTACACAGACCAAGTTTTCCCTATAAATTTAAAATTAAGATTTCGGGCTGTGCCAACGACTGTGTAGCCTCCATTGCCCGGGCAGACCTTTCTATCATCGGTACCTGGCGGGATGCCATTCGTATTGATCAAGAAGCTGTTAAGGAATATGCTGCTCAGGGTTATGATATCCAAGGTCTGGTTGTAGACAAGTGCCCCAGCCAGGCTTGCACTTACAACGCTGAAACTCAAGAGTTCACTGTAGACAATCCCAACTGTGTAAGATGTATGCACTGTATCAACAAGATGCCCAAAGCTTTACGCATCGGCAAGGAAACAGGCGCTACTATCTTGATCGGTGGTAAAGCTACGATTGTCCAGTCTGCTTTCTTATCCTGGGTTATTGTTCCCTTCATGAAACTGGAAAAAGAAGATGACTATGCGGAACTGAAAGATCTCATCGAGCGCATCTGGGAATGGTGGGATGAAAACGGCAAGGTCCGTGAAAGAGTGGGCGAGTTGATTTACAGAAAGGGTATGAGGGAATTCCTCAAAGCCGTGGGCTTACCGCCCGTACCTCAGATGGTCAAACACCCCAGAGCCAACCCCTATTTCTTCTGGTGGCCTGATGAAATTATATCCAGTGCCAGCGGCGATGCTGAGGCAGAAGCTGCTGCCGGAGCGGAGGTGGAGAAATAA
- a CDS encoding indolepyruvate ferredoxin oxidoreductase subunit alpha produces MYLVTIDQDKCDGCSACANACPAQIIELVGDKADLPNGSDECLGCESCVAMCPNGAVEIREL; encoded by the coding sequence ATGTATTTAGTAACCATTGACCAAGACAAATGTGACGGCTGCAGTGCCTGTGCCAATGCATGTCCCGCGCAAATCATTGAATTAGTAGGTGACAAAGCCGACCTTCCCAATGGCTCCGATGAATGCCTGGGCTGCGAAAGCTGTGTTGCTATGTGCCCTAACGGTGCTGTGGAAATTCGTGAACTATAA
- a CDS encoding response regulator yields MKQIRILLVDDHLLFRKGIASFLEGQPDIKVVAEAANGMEAINKIQECNPDLVLMDVHMPVMSGIEAVRIIKKEYPKCMVVMFSISEDDDDLFQAIKNGAQGYLLKNMEPDELLKQIRGLRKGEAALSPLMATKILKEFAELSHRPVKQSPTTENLTSREKEVLSLVAQGITNREIASRLSITENTVKNHLCNIMEKLHLENRVQLATYAMREGLVEDETV; encoded by the coding sequence ATGAAACAAATTAGAATTTTATTGGTAGATGACCACCTGCTTTTCCGTAAAGGGATAGCCAGCTTCCTGGAAGGCCAGCCTGACATTAAGGTGGTAGCCGAAGCTGCTAATGGGATGGAAGCCATCAATAAAATACAGGAATGTAATCCTGATCTGGTATTAATGGATGTACACATGCCTGTGATGTCGGGTATTGAAGCGGTCCGCATTATTAAGAAAGAATATCCCAAATGCATGGTTGTTATGTTCAGTATTTCCGAAGATGATGATGACCTTTTCCAGGCCATTAAGAATGGGGCCCAAGGCTATCTTTTAAAAAACATGGAACCTGATGAACTGCTAAAACAAATAAGGGGCTTGCGTAAAGGTGAAGCTGCTTTATCACCTCTTATGGCTACCAAAATTTTAAAAGAATTTGCCGAATTATCCCATAGGCCGGTAAAGCAATCCCCTACTACGGAGAATCTGACTAGCAGGGAGAAAGAAGTTCTCTCCCTGGTGGCCCAGGGGATTACCAACCGGGAGATAGCGAGCCGTTTGTCCATTACAGAAAATACAGTAAAAAACCACCTATGTAATATTATGGAAAAGCTCCATTTGGAAAACAGAGTCCAGCTGGCCACCTATGCCATGCGTGAAGGATTGGTAGAAGATGAGACCGTCTAG